In Tribolium castaneum strain GA2 chromosome 4, icTriCast1.1, whole genome shotgun sequence, one DNA window encodes the following:
- the slmb gene encoding supernumerary limbs isoform X2, with protein sequence MQDHSSRKQYPMTILSPYDTARKKEPSATFNAERETCLKCFEKWSETDQVEFVENLLARMCHYQHGHINSYLKPMLQRDFISLLPKQGLDHVAENILSYLEADSLRNAELVCKEWFRVISEGMLWKKLIERKVRTDSLWRGLAERRQWIQYLFKPRPGENHRPHSFYRALFPKIIRDIESIESNWRNGRHILQRINCRSENSKGVYCLQYDDQKIVSGLRDNTIKIWDRSTLQCTKVLIGHTGSVLCLQYDDKVIISGSSDSTVRVWNVNTGEMVNTLIHHCEAVLHLRFNNGMMVTCSKDRSIAVWDMTSPNEITLRRVLVGHRAAVNVVDFDEKYIVSASGDRTIKVWNTSTCEFMRTLNGHKRGIACLQYRDRLVVSGSSDNTIRLWDIEGGACLRVLEGHEELVRCIRFDSKRIVSGAYDGKIKVWDLVAALDPRTPASALCLRTLVEHTGRVFRLQFDEFQIVSSSHDDTILIWNFLNSIGERNTKSPSPSPFE encoded by the exons CAGTATCCAATGACAATATTATCACCGTACGATACGGCCAGGAAGAAAGAGCCTTCGGCTACTTTTAACGCGGAGAGAGAAACATGTCTGAAATGCTTCGAAAAATGGAGCGAAACCGACCAAGTCGAATTCGTAGAAAATTTACTAGCTAGGATGTGTCACTACCAACACGGGCACATCAATTCCTATTTGAAACCCATGCTGCAGCGAGATTTCATATCTCTTTTACCAA AGCAAGGATTGGACCACGTCGCTGAGAATATATTGTCATATTTGGAGGCGGACAGTTTACGGAACGCCGAGTTGGTCTGCAAAGAATGGTTTAGGGTAATCTCAGAGGGTATGCTTTGGAAGAAGCTAATCGAGCGGAAAGTTCGGACGGATTCACTGTGGAGAGGTTTAGCCGAACGCAGACAATG GATACAATATTTATTCAAACCACGACCTGGCGAGAACCATCGTCCCCATTCGTTCTATCGAGCCCTTTTCCCGAAAATCATCCGCGATATCGAAAGCATAGAAAGTAATTGGCGGAACGGTCGGCACATCTTGCAGCGAATCAACTGCCGGTCCGAAAATAGCAAAGGGGTTTACTGTTTGCAGTACGACGATCAGAAAATCGTGTCGGGTCTCAGGGACAATACTATTAAAATATGGGACAGAAGTACATTGCAGTGCACTAAAGTTCTTATAGGACATACGGGATCGGTTTTGTGTTTACAATACGACgataaagttattattagtgGTTCTAGTGATTCAACTGTGCGCGTCTGGAACGTTAACACGGGAGAAATGGTCAATACGCTCATACATCATTGCGAAGCCGTCCTTCATCTTAGATTCAATAACGGAATGATGGTCACCTGTTCAAAA gATCGCTCGATAGCTGTGTGGGACATGACATCGCCGAACGAGATCACCCTGCGGCGGGTGCTGGTGGGGCACAGGGCCGCCGTGAACGTGGTCGATTTCGACGAGAAATACATAGTTTCGGCGTCGGGTGACCGAACGATAAAAGTGTGGAACACCTCAACTTGTGAGTTTATGCGAACGTTAAACGGACATAAACGGGGGATCGCCTGTTTGCAATACCGAGATAGGTTGGTCGTAAGCGGAAGTTCGGACAATACCATAAG GTTGTGGGATATCGAAGGTGGCGCTTGTCTGCGGGTGCTTGAAGGGCACGAAGAGTTAGTGCGTTGTATCCGTTTCGATTCGAAACGGATTGTCAGCGGGGCTTATGATGGGAAAATTAAAGTTTGGGATCTCGTTGCCGCGCTTGATCCCAGAACGCCGGCCAGTGCTTTATGTCTTCGAACATTGGTA GAACACACAGGTAGAGTATTCAGGTTGCAGTTTGACGAGTTTCAAATAGTGAGCAGTTCGCACGATGATACAATTCTTATTTGGAATTTCCTCAACTCAATTGGAGAGAGAAACACGAAATCGCCTTCGCCCTCTC CGTTTGAGTAA
- the slmb gene encoding supernumerary limbs isoform X1 — protein sequence MMMETDKIDDSNSNSQQYPMTILSPYDTARKKEPSATFNAERETCLKCFEKWSETDQVEFVENLLARMCHYQHGHINSYLKPMLQRDFISLLPKQGLDHVAENILSYLEADSLRNAELVCKEWFRVISEGMLWKKLIERKVRTDSLWRGLAERRQWIQYLFKPRPGENHRPHSFYRALFPKIIRDIESIESNWRNGRHILQRINCRSENSKGVYCLQYDDQKIVSGLRDNTIKIWDRSTLQCTKVLIGHTGSVLCLQYDDKVIISGSSDSTVRVWNVNTGEMVNTLIHHCEAVLHLRFNNGMMVTCSKDRSIAVWDMTSPNEITLRRVLVGHRAAVNVVDFDEKYIVSASGDRTIKVWNTSTCEFMRTLNGHKRGIACLQYRDRLVVSGSSDNTIRLWDIEGGACLRVLEGHEELVRCIRFDSKRIVSGAYDGKIKVWDLVAALDPRTPASALCLRTLEHTGRVFRLQFDEFQIVSSSHDDTILIWNFLNSIGERNTKSPSPSPFE from the exons CAGTATCCAATGACAATATTATCACCGTACGATACGGCCAGGAAGAAAGAGCCTTCGGCTACTTTTAACGCGGAGAGAGAAACATGTCTGAAATGCTTCGAAAAATGGAGCGAAACCGACCAAGTCGAATTCGTAGAAAATTTACTAGCTAGGATGTGTCACTACCAACACGGGCACATCAATTCCTATTTGAAACCCATGCTGCAGCGAGATTTCATATCTCTTTTACCAA AGCAAGGATTGGACCACGTCGCTGAGAATATATTGTCATATTTGGAGGCGGACAGTTTACGGAACGCCGAGTTGGTCTGCAAAGAATGGTTTAGGGTAATCTCAGAGGGTATGCTTTGGAAGAAGCTAATCGAGCGGAAAGTTCGGACGGATTCACTGTGGAGAGGTTTAGCCGAACGCAGACAATG GATACAATATTTATTCAAACCACGACCTGGCGAGAACCATCGTCCCCATTCGTTCTATCGAGCCCTTTTCCCGAAAATCATCCGCGATATCGAAAGCATAGAAAGTAATTGGCGGAACGGTCGGCACATCTTGCAGCGAATCAACTGCCGGTCCGAAAATAGCAAAGGGGTTTACTGTTTGCAGTACGACGATCAGAAAATCGTGTCGGGTCTCAGGGACAATACTATTAAAATATGGGACAGAAGTACATTGCAGTGCACTAAAGTTCTTATAGGACATACGGGATCGGTTTTGTGTTTACAATACGACgataaagttattattagtgGTTCTAGTGATTCAACTGTGCGCGTCTGGAACGTTAACACGGGAGAAATGGTCAATACGCTCATACATCATTGCGAAGCCGTCCTTCATCTTAGATTCAATAACGGAATGATGGTCACCTGTTCAAAA gATCGCTCGATAGCTGTGTGGGACATGACATCGCCGAACGAGATCACCCTGCGGCGGGTGCTGGTGGGGCACAGGGCCGCCGTGAACGTGGTCGATTTCGACGAGAAATACATAGTTTCGGCGTCGGGTGACCGAACGATAAAAGTGTGGAACACCTCAACTTGTGAGTTTATGCGAACGTTAAACGGACATAAACGGGGGATCGCCTGTTTGCAATACCGAGATAGGTTGGTCGTAAGCGGAAGTTCGGACAATACCATAAG GTTGTGGGATATCGAAGGTGGCGCTTGTCTGCGGGTGCTTGAAGGGCACGAAGAGTTAGTGCGTTGTATCCGTTTCGATTCGAAACGGATTGTCAGCGGGGCTTATGATGGGAAAATTAAAGTTTGGGATCTCGTTGCCGCGCTTGATCCCAGAACGCCGGCCAGTGCTTTATGTCTTCGAACATTG GAACACACAGGTAGAGTATTCAGGTTGCAGTTTGACGAGTTTCAAATAGTGAGCAGTTCGCACGATGATACAATTCTTATTTGGAATTTCCTCAACTCAATTGGAGAGAGAAACACGAAATCGCCTTCGCCCTCTC CGTTTGAGTAA
- the slmb gene encoding supernumerary limbs isoform X3, producing MTILSPYDTARKKEPSATFNAERETCLKCFEKWSETDQVEFVENLLARMCHYQHGHINSYLKPMLQRDFISLLPKQGLDHVAENILSYLEADSLRNAELVCKEWFRVISEGMLWKKLIERKVRTDSLWRGLAERRQWIQYLFKPRPGENHRPHSFYRALFPKIIRDIESIESNWRNGRHILQRINCRSENSKGVYCLQYDDQKIVSGLRDNTIKIWDRSTLQCTKVLIGHTGSVLCLQYDDKVIISGSSDSTVRVWNVNTGEMVNTLIHHCEAVLHLRFNNGMMVTCSKDRSIAVWDMTSPNEITLRRVLVGHRAAVNVVDFDEKYIVSASGDRTIKVWNTSTCEFMRTLNGHKRGIACLQYRDRLVVSGSSDNTIRLWDIEGGACLRVLEGHEELVRCIRFDSKRIVSGAYDGKIKVWDLVAALDPRTPASALCLRTLVEHTGRVFRLQFDEFQIVSSSHDDTILIWNFLNSIGERNTKSPSPSPFE from the exons ATGACAATATTATCACCGTACGATACGGCCAGGAAGAAAGAGCCTTCGGCTACTTTTAACGCGGAGAGAGAAACATGTCTGAAATGCTTCGAAAAATGGAGCGAAACCGACCAAGTCGAATTCGTAGAAAATTTACTAGCTAGGATGTGTCACTACCAACACGGGCACATCAATTCCTATTTGAAACCCATGCTGCAGCGAGATTTCATATCTCTTTTACCAA AGCAAGGATTGGACCACGTCGCTGAGAATATATTGTCATATTTGGAGGCGGACAGTTTACGGAACGCCGAGTTGGTCTGCAAAGAATGGTTTAGGGTAATCTCAGAGGGTATGCTTTGGAAGAAGCTAATCGAGCGGAAAGTTCGGACGGATTCACTGTGGAGAGGTTTAGCCGAACGCAGACAATG GATACAATATTTATTCAAACCACGACCTGGCGAGAACCATCGTCCCCATTCGTTCTATCGAGCCCTTTTCCCGAAAATCATCCGCGATATCGAAAGCATAGAAAGTAATTGGCGGAACGGTCGGCACATCTTGCAGCGAATCAACTGCCGGTCCGAAAATAGCAAAGGGGTTTACTGTTTGCAGTACGACGATCAGAAAATCGTGTCGGGTCTCAGGGACAATACTATTAAAATATGGGACAGAAGTACATTGCAGTGCACTAAAGTTCTTATAGGACATACGGGATCGGTTTTGTGTTTACAATACGACgataaagttattattagtgGTTCTAGTGATTCAACTGTGCGCGTCTGGAACGTTAACACGGGAGAAATGGTCAATACGCTCATACATCATTGCGAAGCCGTCCTTCATCTTAGATTCAATAACGGAATGATGGTCACCTGTTCAAAA gATCGCTCGATAGCTGTGTGGGACATGACATCGCCGAACGAGATCACCCTGCGGCGGGTGCTGGTGGGGCACAGGGCCGCCGTGAACGTGGTCGATTTCGACGAGAAATACATAGTTTCGGCGTCGGGTGACCGAACGATAAAAGTGTGGAACACCTCAACTTGTGAGTTTATGCGAACGTTAAACGGACATAAACGGGGGATCGCCTGTTTGCAATACCGAGATAGGTTGGTCGTAAGCGGAAGTTCGGACAATACCATAAG GTTGTGGGATATCGAAGGTGGCGCTTGTCTGCGGGTGCTTGAAGGGCACGAAGAGTTAGTGCGTTGTATCCGTTTCGATTCGAAACGGATTGTCAGCGGGGCTTATGATGGGAAAATTAAAGTTTGGGATCTCGTTGCCGCGCTTGATCCCAGAACGCCGGCCAGTGCTTTATGTCTTCGAACATTGGTA GAACACACAGGTAGAGTATTCAGGTTGCAGTTTGACGAGTTTCAAATAGTGAGCAGTTCGCACGATGATACAATTCTTATTTGGAATTTCCTCAACTCAATTGGAGAGAGAAACACGAAATCGCCTTCGCCCTCTC CGTTTGAGTAA
- the slmb gene encoding supernumerary limbs — translation MMMETDKIDDSNSNSQQYPMTILSPYDTARKKEPSATFNAERETCLKCFEKWSETDQVEFVENLLARMCHYQHGHINSYLKPMLQRDFISLLPKQGLDHVAENILSYLEADSLRNAELVCKEWFRVISEGMLWKKLIERKVRTDSLWRGLAERRQWIQYLFKPRPGENHRPHSFYRALFPKIIRDIESIESNWRNGRHILQRINCRSENSKGVYCLQYDDQKIVSGLRDNTIKIWDRSTLQCTKVLIGHTGSVLCLQYDDKVIISGSSDSTVRVWNVNTGEMVNTLIHHCEAVLHLRFNNGMMVTCSKDRSIAVWDMTSPNEITLRRVLVGHRAAVNVVDFDEKYIVSASGDRTIKVWNTSTCEFMRTLNGHKRGIACLQYRDRLVVSGSSDNTIRLWDIEGGACLRVLEGHEELVRCIRFDSKRIVSGAYDGKIKVWDLVAALDPRTPASALCLRTLVEHTGRVFRLQFDEFQIVSSSHDDTILIWNFLNSIGERNTKSPSPSPFE, via the exons CAGTATCCAATGACAATATTATCACCGTACGATACGGCCAGGAAGAAAGAGCCTTCGGCTACTTTTAACGCGGAGAGAGAAACATGTCTGAAATGCTTCGAAAAATGGAGCGAAACCGACCAAGTCGAATTCGTAGAAAATTTACTAGCTAGGATGTGTCACTACCAACACGGGCACATCAATTCCTATTTGAAACCCATGCTGCAGCGAGATTTCATATCTCTTTTACCAA AGCAAGGATTGGACCACGTCGCTGAGAATATATTGTCATATTTGGAGGCGGACAGTTTACGGAACGCCGAGTTGGTCTGCAAAGAATGGTTTAGGGTAATCTCAGAGGGTATGCTTTGGAAGAAGCTAATCGAGCGGAAAGTTCGGACGGATTCACTGTGGAGAGGTTTAGCCGAACGCAGACAATG GATACAATATTTATTCAAACCACGACCTGGCGAGAACCATCGTCCCCATTCGTTCTATCGAGCCCTTTTCCCGAAAATCATCCGCGATATCGAAAGCATAGAAAGTAATTGGCGGAACGGTCGGCACATCTTGCAGCGAATCAACTGCCGGTCCGAAAATAGCAAAGGGGTTTACTGTTTGCAGTACGACGATCAGAAAATCGTGTCGGGTCTCAGGGACAATACTATTAAAATATGGGACAGAAGTACATTGCAGTGCACTAAAGTTCTTATAGGACATACGGGATCGGTTTTGTGTTTACAATACGACgataaagttattattagtgGTTCTAGTGATTCAACTGTGCGCGTCTGGAACGTTAACACGGGAGAAATGGTCAATACGCTCATACATCATTGCGAAGCCGTCCTTCATCTTAGATTCAATAACGGAATGATGGTCACCTGTTCAAAA gATCGCTCGATAGCTGTGTGGGACATGACATCGCCGAACGAGATCACCCTGCGGCGGGTGCTGGTGGGGCACAGGGCCGCCGTGAACGTGGTCGATTTCGACGAGAAATACATAGTTTCGGCGTCGGGTGACCGAACGATAAAAGTGTGGAACACCTCAACTTGTGAGTTTATGCGAACGTTAAACGGACATAAACGGGGGATCGCCTGTTTGCAATACCGAGATAGGTTGGTCGTAAGCGGAAGTTCGGACAATACCATAAG GTTGTGGGATATCGAAGGTGGCGCTTGTCTGCGGGTGCTTGAAGGGCACGAAGAGTTAGTGCGTTGTATCCGTTTCGATTCGAAACGGATTGTCAGCGGGGCTTATGATGGGAAAATTAAAGTTTGGGATCTCGTTGCCGCGCTTGATCCCAGAACGCCGGCCAGTGCTTTATGTCTTCGAACATTGGTA GAACACACAGGTAGAGTATTCAGGTTGCAGTTTGACGAGTTTCAAATAGTGAGCAGTTCGCACGATGATACAATTCTTATTTGGAATTTCCTCAACTCAATTGGAGAGAGAAACACGAAATCGCCTTCGCCCTCTC CGTTTGAGTAA